Genomic segment of Xanthobacter dioxanivorans:
TGCCGTCCCTGCTGACGCTCGTCACCCGCGAGAACGCGATACCGCTGCGCTTCAACGCTCTCCTCGGTGACGGTCTCGCCACTCAGGCCGCCACCTATCTCGAAGCCGCACGGTCCCGCACGCATGGATGCGGGAAGGCCGCGGAGGATATGACGATCACCTGTAAGCCGGCCGGGCTGGTGGCGGCCATGCCCGCCTGGAACGCGCCGCACACTATGGCGGTCGGCTGGCTCATCCCGGCGCTGCTCGCCGGCTGCGCGGTCATATTGGCCCTCAATCCCATTACCGCGCTGGACGGTCAGGTCATCGGTGAGCTGATGATGGAGGCCGGACTGCCCGAAGGCGTTCTCAGCATCCTCGTGACCGTGGGAGAGACGGCGGACCACCTTGCCGGGCATCCCGACGTCGACCGCGTGGCGCTTTCCACGTCCGGCCCGGACGGCCGGCGCCTCGCCTCCATCGCGTCGTCACGGTCAAACCCGCTGACGCTCGAGACCGGACGACGATCGGCGGCGATCATTCTTCCCGATGTCGACATCTCGTCGGCGGTCGAGGGCCTGCGCGACATCAGCCTGTTTGCCAGCGGCCAGTGGCCCGCGCGGCAGGATCGCTTCCTTGTGCCGCGCCATCGCCAAAGCGAGCTTGTCGCCGCCCTGCGCCAGGCGACCGGCCTGTTGCGGCTGGGCGATCCGCTGGCGCCCGATACCGATATCGGACCGCTCATCTCCCGGCAGCAGCGAAGCGCGGTCATGGACGCGATCGAACGCGGCGCCGCCGAGGGCGCCGAGCTCGTGCTCGGCGGGGCACCGGTCGACATAAGCGGCGCCATTGGCGCCTTCCTCCAGCCGGCCGTCCTTTCGAATACGCCCCCTCAGACGAGCATGACGCGGGAAACGATACGCCCGGTGATTCTGGTGATCCCTTATGACGAGATCGATCAGGCGATCCAGATCTCGAATGACGGTGGCTATGGCGCCAGCGCAGCCGTGGACCTCCGAGCCGGAGCTCGGGTGGTCGCTGGCCGGCTCGAGGTGGTTTCGATCAACGGCCCGGGCGGCGCGCAGCGCGAGGCTTCATCCCACCAAAACCTGAGGGGCATGGGCTGGATGCACAGCGTGCGCGGTCCCGATGAATTCATCGAATGGCAGGCGCTGTCGATGTGAAGAGGGCCGCCCGGACCCGGCGGCCCGGCCGGACGGACGTCCGCGCGATCACAGCCCGGCATGGCCTCGCGGAATCAAACCCGATTTCTCCAAAGGAGGTGCCGGGGTGTCGCCCTCAGATGGACATGCCGCCCGAAACCTCGATGCGCTGCGCATTGACCCAGCGGTTCGCTTCGGAGAGCAGGGAGGCAACCATGGGCCCGATGTCGTCCGGCTGTCCCACCCGGCCGAGCGCGGTCATCTCGGCGACGCGGCGGGCGATATCGGGATTGTCGCGCACCATGCCGCCGCTGAAATCGGTGGCGATGGCCCCGGGCGCAACGACGTTCACGGCGATGCCGCGCGGACCGAATTCCTTGGCCATGTAGCGCGTCAGGACCTCCACAGCCCCCTTCATCGCGCCGTAGGGCGCACTGCCGGGAACGACGATGCGGGTCAGGCCGGAGGAAAAATTGACGATGCGTCCGCCGTCCCGGATAAGCGGCAGCAGTTTCTGCGTCAGAAAAAACACGCCCTTGAAATGGATATTGTAGAGCGCGTCCAGTTCTTCTTCCGTCGTTTGCTCGATTGAGTTGTGGTGCGCGGTGCCGGCATTGTTGACCAGATAGTCGAAACGGTCGGCACCCAGCTCGGCGAGGGCTTGGCGCACACGCGCCACAAAACCGTCGAACGATGCGATGTCGCAGGTATCGAGCGGCAGCGCGATCGACTGGCAACCGTGCTCCGCCACTTCGCTGCGGACCCGGTCGGCCTCGACGCGGTTCGCGCGATAGGTGAAGATCGTTTTCACTCCGTTCTTGGCCAGGGCGAGCACGGTGTTGCGCCCGAGTCCACGGCTCCCGCCGGTGATGATCGCGACCTTGCCCGAAGGCGCAGTATCCAAACTGTCGGCCATGTCTTCTTCCACATCCGTGGTCATCACCGCACCCTCACCGTCTTGGTGACATCCACATTGCCGCGAATGGCATTGGAATAGGGGCAGATGGCGTCGGCGCCGTGCACGAGTTGCTCGGCCATTGCCTGATCGAGCCCTGCCAAGGTGATGGCGAGTGCCGCATGCAGCACGAAGGCATCGGCCTCGTTGCGGCTCAGCCCGATCTCTGCGACCACTTCGACGTCTCCATCAGCAAAACGGTGGCCGGACTCCCGCGCCACGCGCAGCAGCGCATTCTCGAAGCAGGCCGCGTAGCCGCCGGCAAAAAGCTGCTCGGGATTGGTGGCACCGCCCATGCCGCCCAGCTCCTTCGGGAGGGCGAGCTTGAGATCGAGGATGCCGTCCTCGCTCCGGATCGTACCCTTGCGGCCCCCGGTCGCGGTGACCTTTGTGGTGTAAAGAATGGTCATGAGTGAAACCTTCCTATGGGAGGGTGGTTAGGCCTGCGGGGCAATGAGAACGCTCGCCGGAGCAGGCAGGCTTGCCTGAACGCCCGCGGCTCCGTTCGTCTGCGCGAGCGCGGCTGCATCCTGCCCCTGCATCAGGACAGGATCTGCCGGAGACATCTCGACGCCCATGAGAACGAAAACAAGCGCGCCAAGAATGATCGTCAGCTTAGATGCGGTGTGCATGGTGGCCCCTCCGCCTGTTGACCAGATCATTGCGAGGATCGTGTCTCACCGGCTATCAGCCATAGGGTATCCGGCCTAACCCTTGCGTATGGGCGTCTCATCCGCAGATCCTTCGACACGCCCCCCGATGTCGGCGGGCGGGCCTTACCGTCGAATTTCCATGCCAGGCGCCTGAACTATACCCAAGGATGGCGAGTCAGAAACCAACGGACGCAAAACAAAACATATGTAGAATTATATTCCAGATATCGTCCGGGTACATTCTCCTCACTCAACTGGGAGTGAGCACAATGAATACATTCACGAAGACCCTGGCGATCATTTCCACCTTCACGGTGATCGCTGCGTCCACCACCGCCTTCGCGGGTCCCAATATCGGCCCCGAGAATGCGGAGCAGTATCGCGTCTCCGCCCAGGAAACGCTGAGCCCCTACGCCCCTGCGAATCCGCTGCTGGTCTTGCAGAGCGCCCAGCAGGCGCCGCTTCACCAGGAGGTCGATCCTCACTGGGGCCCCGCCTTCGATCCGGACGTGGAGTGATCCCCATCCCTCCGCGCGGAAGCGGTCGCCGCCGGATCGGCGGCCTCGCATGAGCGACCTGAACAGGCGGGCGCGACATCGCCCGCCTATTGAACGCGTTTGTGCGTGCATCGCAGGACGGATCCGGCAGTCAATAAGTCCTTCCCACTGAGGTCAACAAACGACCGTATGATTTAACTTTCCGGCATTTAGGGTCATCTTCCCCGAAACGCGGATGCGCCGGCGCCAGGCACGAAGCGACGGTCGACGAAAGGATTTTTCAAGTGTCCGATCACCCGATCATAACCATCGTTGACGACGACGAAGCGGTGCGCACGGCCCTTGAGAGCCTCGTCCGGTCCTTGGGCCTGCGTGCCAGCACGTTCGCCTCGGCCGATGCGTTCCTCAATTCCGAACGGGTGCACGACACATCCTGCCTGATCACCGACATCCAGATGCCAAGCATATCCGGCATCGAGTTGCAGGCGAGATTGAGGGCGCAGGGCAATATGGTGCCGATGATCTTCATCACTGCGTTTCCGGAGGAGCGTGTCCGGCGCCGGGCCATGACGGCGGGAGCCGTGGGCTTTCTGAGCAAGCCGTTCGACGGCAGTGCCATCATCGACTGCATCGACCGCGCGCTTGGCGCCCCCGCATGATATCCGCGGACATCGTGTGACGGGTGATCAGAAGCTGCCAGGCTGCTATCTGGCGGACAGCAGGAGCAGCCCGATCTCTATCAGGGCGCTGTTCAGGATCGCGCAGGCGTCGACCATCCCGCGCCGAGGCTGCAATGCCAGGAACCTGCCACCCCAGGGCCACCCCAGGAACCTGCCACGCCAAAATCCGGGGTCTTCAGCCAGCGCGGTCGCGCCGAGCGGGCAGCCAACCCGCCAAGGATCAAGCAGAGAGAAAGAGAGGGACACTCACACGGCGGCTCCGAGACATCACCACGGGAATCGGCGCTGCCTTGAAGCACCAGCCATGGTTCCCCGCCGCGGCAAAGACCGGAGCCGCACCCGGAGCGACCTGCGATTTCGACACCCAAGGGTGGTTCGACAAGACAGATGGTCAGAAAACTCGCAATCTTCCAAAAGCATATGTGCGCGGCATCCGCGTGCGGCATCCGCATGCACTTGCCAAACGCGCTGAACTTCGCAGCTTCGATCTGAAGCCACGCCAATCGCCGAGGACGGAATGTCCGGTTCACAGGGTGCCGCAGGTTCCAGCCGGCCTGAGGGGCAGCCATCGAGGGGGTGGCTCATACCGTCCATGGCGGCGGGGCTCGCGGCGGCGATCTTCATTATCGATACGCTGTCCCCGCTGGATATGGCGATCGCGGTGCTCTACGTCGGCGTTGTCCTGTTTTCCGCCAGCTTCCTGGAGCGCCGCAGCCTGCTGCTGGTGGGCGGCGCCTGCATTTGCCTCACGTTGCTGAGCTTCACCATCATTCACGGGCAGGACTATGGTCTCGCCGCCGCCATGCGAAGCGTCGTAAGCATCACGGCCATCACCGTGACCACCCTGCTGTCGCTCCGAAACCAGGCGGCGACCCGTTCGCTGCGCGAGCAGGCCGACCTGCTCGACCTTACGCACGACGCCATCTTCGTGCGCGACGATACCGACACCATCACCTATTGGAACCATGGCGCCGAGAAGCTCTATGGCTGGTCAGGGGACGAGGCCGTGGGCCGGAAGGCGGCGGAATTGCTGCAGACCGTCTTCCCCTCGCCGACGTCGGAGATCAATGCCGAGATCCATCGCACCGGAAGGTGGGAAGGCGAGCTTGTCCACGTCACCAGAGGCGGCGACCGCCTGGTGATCATGAGCCGCTGGTCGCTTCAGCGCGACGAGCGCGGCCGGCCTTTGGCCACCATGGAGACGAACAGCGACATCACCGCGCGCAAGCGGGCCGAAAACGCGCTTCACCAGGCGCAGGCGGAGCTGGCGCACGTAACGCGCATCACCACCATGGGCGGGATGACGGCGTCCATCGCCCACGAAGTCAACCAGCCGCTCGCCGCCGTGGTCACCAATGGCGAAGCGTGCCTGCGTTGGCTTGGACGGACGGTTCCAGACATCGAGGAGGCGCAGGCGGCGGTCGAGCAGATGATCCGCAACGGCCGCAGGGCCAGCGACGTGGTGGCCCGGCTGCGATCTCTTGCGCGTCGCAGCGACCCGCTTCACGTGGCGACCGACATCAACGAAGTGGTGGACGATGTCCTCCTTCTGCTTGAGCGGGAGCTGTCGAACAATCGTGTGTCGTGCGATCTTTCCCTTGGCGCAGATCTGCCTCCCGTCCTTGGCGACCGGGTCCAGCTCCAGCAGGTCACCATCAATCTCGCCTTGAATGCCCTTCAGGCCATGGAGGCGGTTCCTGAAGGCCAGCGCCATCTGAAGATCCGCACGGCCCTCGCCGACACGGACGTCGATAAGGCCGTCATTATCGAGGTTCGAGACAGCGGCCCCGGCGTAAACCCGCAGAGTTTGCCTATGCTGTTCGACGCCTTCTACAGCACCAAGAAGGACGGGATGGGCATGGGCCTGTCGATCTCGCGATCGATTATCGAAGCCCATGCTGGCCGCATTTCCGCTGCGTTGAACGATGAAGGCGGAATGTGCTTCAAAGTGTTGCTGCCTGTGATTGAGAAAGCCGGATCGTGACCACCCGCCCGCCATCCCACGCAATCCACGGAGCCGTTCGTTATCGTGGTCGACGACGACCCGGCGCTGCGTGAGGCGCTTTCCAGCCTGTTCCGGTCCTTCGGCCTGAAGGTGGAGCCTTTCGCCTCTGCCTGATGGACAAGCCGCTGGCGGCGGAGGTGGGCCTCAGCGAGATCACGGTGAAGATCCACCGCGGGCACGTGATGCGGAAGATGGAAGCCCGCTCATTGGCGGACCTTGTCCGCGTGGCGGAGGCCCCGGGCCTTTCGAGCGCCAGGAAGTAAGCGTCGGCCATGACCGCGGAGGGCCTCCTCGCCGTGCTCCTGCGATAGGGACGTGGGCTTCGGAAAGACCCGGCACGGGTCCCGTCCGATGATGTCCCCACGATACCCGACCTCCTGGAGGGCGACCCATGAACATCGCGGTGAATCCATCTCCCGCCACCGCCAAGCGTGTCTTGCCGTCGGTCGGCCCGACCGATGCGCCACCGCTTGCTCCGCCGCCCGCGGCGCAGCGGCCGGCCCGCTCCCGATTTCGCTTGCTCCTGGTGAGTGCCGCAGGGCTTCTGGCGCTTTGCGGCCTCGCTTATGCCGGGTTCGAATACTGGACGTCATGGCGGTTCGAGCAGACGACCGACGATGCCTATGTGCAGGCGGACGTTGTCACCATCGCGCCCAAGGTTTCCGGCTATCTGCGCACCGTCGAGGTGAACGACAACCAGCCGGTCAAGGCCGGCGACATCCTGGCGACCATCGACCCGCGCGACTATGAGGCCAGCGTCAACCAGGCCCTGGCCGATGTCACCCAGGCCACGGCCAGCATCGCGAACTTTACCGCGCAGATCGCAGAGCAGCAGGCGCTGATCGACGAGGCGCGAGCCACCATCGATGTAGATCAGGCCGCCGAGCTCTATGCGGAGCAGAATGACAAGCGCTACGCCACGCTCGCCAATGCGGGCTATGGCAGCATCCAGAATGCCCAGCAGGCGGCATCGGCCGGCGCGCAGGCGAAGGCAGCCCTGGCCAGGGACAAGGCCGCCCTGCTGGCGGCCCAGAAGCAGGTCGATACGCTGAAGGCCCAGTTGGAGCAGGCCAAGGCGACCCTTGCGCACAACGAGGCCGTCCTCGACCAGGCACAGCTCAATCTCGGCTATACGAAATTGCGCGCCCCCGTCGACGGCGTTGTGGGTGCCCGCACGCTGCGCGTCGGCCAGTTTGTGCAGCCCGGCACGCAGCTCCTCGCCCTCGTCCCGCTGCAGGCGACCTATATCGTCGCGAACTACAAGGAGACGCAGCTCACCGACGTGAGGCGCGGCCAGCCGGTGAGCATTTCCGTGGACACGTTCCCCGGCACCTCCGTGCGAGGCGTGGTGAACAGCGTCGCGCCGGCGAGCGGGCAGGAATTCGCTCTACTTCCGCCGGACAATGCCACGGGCAATTTCACCAAGATCGTCCAGCGCATCCCGGTGAAGGTCACCATTGACCGCGCCGATCCGCTGGCCGGCCGGCTTCTGCCGGGCATGTCGGTGACCACTACCATTTCGGTGCGGGAACAGCCCCGTCCTCCTGCGGCGGCGCTCGATATGGCAGCGCCCACCATGGCGCCCTCCACCCAAGGCATGCTCGCAAAGGGGGAGGAGTGACATGGACGCCCGCGCGCAGGACGGACCGAAGGGCGCGAACCTTCGCACCTGGATCGCAGTGACCGGCTGCATGCTCGGCGCGCTCATCGCAGTCCTCGACATCCAGATCACCAATTCCTCCCTTCCGCAAATCGAAGGCGGCATCAGCACCGGCTCGGACAATGGGACGTGGATCTCCACCTCCTATCTCATCGGCGAAATCATCATGATCCCGCTGACGGACTATCTGAGCCGCGTCTTCAGCTTCCGCCGCCTGCTGATCGGCAATGCCACGCTGTTCCTGATCTTTTCGGTGGGCTGCGCGTTCGCCACCAGCCTCAGCCAGATGATCGTGCTGCGCGGCCTTCAGGGATTCAGCGGCGGCGTGATGATCCCGATGGCCTTCACGATCATTCTGACGAAGCTGCCGCTCCACCAGCGGCCTTTGGGCATTGCTGCCTTCGCAATGACGGCCACCTTCGGGCCTTCCATTGGCCCCACCATCGGGGGCTACCTGACCGAGCATTACGGCTGGCAATATGTGTTCTTCGTCAACATCATCCCCGGCGCGGTGATGCTCGCGTTGCTTTTTCCGACGCTCGAGCGCGCGCCCATGCGGCTTGATCTTCTGAAGGAAGGCGATTGGTTCGGCATCGCCTTCATGGCGGTCGGCTTGGGGGCGCTCCAGACGGTGCTGGACGAAGGCAACCAGAAGGGCTGGTTCGGCTCCCCCGAGATCCTGCACTTGTCGGCGGTGGCTGTGGTCTGCCTCGCCATCTTCGTCGCCATCGAGCTCACCATTGAGAAGCCGGCCGTCCAGCTGCGTCTGCTGACAGGACGCAATTTCGGCTTCGGCACGCTCGCCAACACCATGGTGGGCTGCGCCCTGTTCGGCTCGGTCTTCGTGCTGCCCAGCTATCTCGATGAGGTCCAGGGCTATAATGCCGAACAGATCGGCATGGTCCTGGCCTGGGTGGGGCTGCCGCAGCTCCTCATCATTCCCTTCGTGCCGCAGCTGCTGAAGCGTTTCGATTCCCGCGCCATCGTCTGTGTCGGGCTCGCCATCTTCGCGGCGAGCTGCTTCATGAACACCCATCTGGATCTCGACGTCGGCGGCGACCAACTGATCTGGACCAACATCGTCCGAGCGCTGGGGCAGGCGATCGTGCTCTCGCCCTTGACGGGCATCGCCATGCTCGGCATTTCGCCAGCCCAGTCCGCCGCCGCCTCAGGCATCTTCAACATGATGCGCAGCCTGGGCGGTGCCGTCGGCACGGCTGCACTTGCCACCGTGATCAGCAAGCGCGAGCAATTCCACTCCAACATCATCGGGCAGTCGGCGACGCCTTATCGCGAGACGACACGCGGCTTCCTGGAGCAGATGCAGGACTATTTCCTCCAGCACGGCATACCGGACCCGCAGCGGGCTTATCACCAGGCCGAAATCCTGCTCGGCCAGCTGGTGGCCAAGCAGGCGCTCGTCATGGCCTTTTCCGACACGTTCGCCGTGCTCGGCGGCGTTCTCCTCCTTGCGGCCGGCGCCGTCATGCTCACGCGTAAAGCGGTCGCGAGCGGGCCGGTAAAGGGATAATCACGTCGCTCGAATGAGATCCGTTGTGGGCGATGGATTCCCCGTGCGGGTTCAGGGCGCCGATGCGACCCAGCGGCGTAGCCCTTCCGCGGTGCGGAAGTCGGCGACGCTGCGCGCCGGTATGCCGGGCGCAAGTTCGCCCGCCATCCGCGCCAGCGCATTGCCGGGGCCGAGTTCGAGCATGCGGGCGGGGCGCGCGGCACGGCAGGCATCCATGCAGCCCGCCCAGTCGACGGTTGTGGATACCTGCGCGGCCAGCTTGGGGAGACCTTCGATGAGGCTGCGAACCGGCATGCCGTCAATTCCGCTGATCAGCCGGACCCCATCCGGCAGGGCCGCATCTGCCATGTTTTGCGTGAGCACCGCGGCGAAGCGCGCGCTTGCTGCCGCAAGCAGCGGCGTGTGTGAGGCCACGTGGATGGGCAGCATCGTCGCGCGGGTGGCGCCACGGCCCGCAGCGTCCGCCAAAGCGGCCTGAAGGCCGGCTGCGCCGCCGCCGACGATGAAATGCGATGGGCCGTTGATGATGGCGATGTGGAGTGCGTGAGTGCGGCAGATCCCGTCGATCACATGGCCGGGCAAACCGACGATGGCGGCAAGCCCGCAAGGCTCGTGCGTCTCTTCGTCCATGAGGGCGGCACGGCGCGCCACCAGATGAAAAGCCGTCTTCACATCGATGATGCCCGCGACCGCCCAGGCCGGCACTTCTCCGGCGCTATAGCCGGCAATGACGAGCGGGCGCGGCGCGGCAGGACCGATCACGGCCCAGGCCGCCAACACCGCCGCGCAGCACAGCACCTGGGCGACATCGTTTCGATGGATGACCTCCTCGCCTTGCCGCACGAGATCACGCGGATCACGGCCGCCGAGGACCGCGGCAGCCGCCGCGAAGACGGGCGCCGCCGCCGGCTCGGATGCGGCCAGCTCGAACATGCCGGGGCCCTGGCCGCCCTGCCCCGAACATAGAATGACAATGCCGCTCAAGACGCGCGCTCAATGCGGTCGAGGAAGATCGTCACGGCGAGAAGATCGGCCGAGCCGCCGGGACTGAGGCGTCGTGCGACAAACCGACGGTGGACGGCGATGGCGTGGGCGAGCCAGTCCGCCCGGCCCACGCCG
This window contains:
- a CDS encoding aldehyde dehydrogenase family protein: MVVYNRNFIGGRRMEPLGGGLCEVRSPFNGEWVGVAPLASRADVDLAVRAARHAIDAGVWSGHPLSQRMNVVERFLSSYVERLPSLLTLVTRENAIPLRFNALLGDGLATQAATYLEAARSRTHGCGKAAEDMTITCKPAGLVAAMPAWNAPHTMAVGWLIPALLAGCAVILALNPITALDGQVIGELMMEAGLPEGVLSILVTVGETADHLAGHPDVDRVALSTSGPDGRRLASIASSRSNPLTLETGRRSAAIILPDVDISSAVEGLRDISLFASGQWPARQDRFLVPRHRQSELVAALRQATGLLRLGDPLAPDTDIGPLISRQQRSAVMDAIERGAAEGAELVLGGAPVDISGAIGAFLQPAVLSNTPPQTSMTRETIRPVILVIPYDEIDQAIQISNDGGYGASAAVDLRAGARVVAGRLEVVSINGPGGAQREASSHQNLRGMGWMHSVRGPDEFIEWQALSM
- a CDS encoding SDR family NAD(P)-dependent oxidoreductase, with the protein product MTTDVEEDMADSLDTAPSGKVAIITGGSRGLGRNTVLALAKNGVKTIFTYRANRVEADRVRSEVAEHGCQSIALPLDTCDIASFDGFVARVRQALAELGADRFDYLVNNAGTAHHNSIEQTTEEELDALYNIHFKGVFFLTQKLLPLIRDGGRIVNFSSGLTRIVVPGSAPYGAMKGAVEVLTRYMAKEFGPRGIAVNVVAPGAIATDFSGGMVRDNPDIARRVAEMTALGRVGQPDDIGPMVASLLSEANRWVNAQRIEVSGGMSI
- a CDS encoding organic hydroperoxide resistance protein; translation: MTILYTTKVTATGGRKGTIRSEDGILDLKLALPKELGGMGGATNPEQLFAGGYAACFENALLRVARESGHRFADGDVEVVAEIGLSRNEADAFVLHAALAITLAGLDQAMAEQLVHGADAICPYSNAIRGNVDVTKTVRVR
- a CDS encoding response regulator transcription factor produces the protein MSDHPIITIVDDDEAVRTALESLVRSLGLRASTFASADAFLNSERVHDTSCLITDIQMPSISGIELQARLRAQGNMVPMIFITAFPEERVRRRAMTAGAVGFLSKPFDGSAIIDCIDRALGAPA
- a CDS encoding sensor histidine kinase, whose translation is MAAGLAAAIFIIDTLSPLDMAIAVLYVGVVLFSASFLERRSLLLVGGACICLTLLSFTIIHGQDYGLAAAMRSVVSITAITVTTLLSLRNQAATRSLREQADLLDLTHDAIFVRDDTDTITYWNHGAEKLYGWSGDEAVGRKAAELLQTVFPSPTSEINAEIHRTGRWEGELVHVTRGGDRLVIMSRWSLQRDERGRPLATMETNSDITARKRAENALHQAQAELAHVTRITTMGGMTASIAHEVNQPLAAVVTNGEACLRWLGRTVPDIEEAQAAVEQMIRNGRRASDVVARLRSLARRSDPLHVATDINEVVDDVLLLLERELSNNRVSCDLSLGADLPPVLGDRVQLQQVTINLALNALQAMEAVPEGQRHLKIRTALADTDVDKAVIIEVRDSGPGVNPQSLPMLFDAFYSTKKDGMGMGLSISRSIIEAHAGRISAALNDEGGMCFKVLLPVIEKAGS
- a CDS encoding HlyD family secretion protein, with product MNIAVNPSPATAKRVLPSVGPTDAPPLAPPPAAQRPARSRFRLLLVSAAGLLALCGLAYAGFEYWTSWRFEQTTDDAYVQADVVTIAPKVSGYLRTVEVNDNQPVKAGDILATIDPRDYEASVNQALADVTQATASIANFTAQIAEQQALIDEARATIDVDQAAELYAEQNDKRYATLANAGYGSIQNAQQAASAGAQAKAALARDKAALLAAQKQVDTLKAQLEQAKATLAHNEAVLDQAQLNLGYTKLRAPVDGVVGARTLRVGQFVQPGTQLLALVPLQATYIVANYKETQLTDVRRGQPVSISVDTFPGTSVRGVVNSVAPASGQEFALLPPDNATGNFTKIVQRIPVKVTIDRADPLAGRLLPGMSVTTTISVREQPRPPAAALDMAAPTMAPSTQGMLAKGEE
- a CDS encoding MDR family MFS transporter, translated to MDARAQDGPKGANLRTWIAVTGCMLGALIAVLDIQITNSSLPQIEGGISTGSDNGTWISTSYLIGEIIMIPLTDYLSRVFSFRRLLIGNATLFLIFSVGCAFATSLSQMIVLRGLQGFSGGVMIPMAFTIILTKLPLHQRPLGIAAFAMTATFGPSIGPTIGGYLTEHYGWQYVFFVNIIPGAVMLALLFPTLERAPMRLDLLKEGDWFGIAFMAVGLGALQTVLDEGNQKGWFGSPEILHLSAVAVVCLAIFVAIELTIEKPAVQLRLLTGRNFGFGTLANTMVGCALFGSVFVLPSYLDEVQGYNAEQIGMVLAWVGLPQLLIIPFVPQLLKRFDSRAIVCVGLAIFAASCFMNTHLDLDVGGDQLIWTNIVRALGQAIVLSPLTGIAMLGISPAQSAAASGIFNMMRSLGGAVGTAALATVISKREQFHSNIIGQSATPYRETTRGFLEQMQDYFLQHGIPDPQRAYHQAEILLGQLVAKQALVMAFSDTFAVLGGVLLLAAGAVMLTRKAVASGPVKG
- a CDS encoding acyltransferase domain-containing protein, with translation MFELAASEPAAAPVFAAAAAVLGGRDPRDLVRQGEEVIHRNDVAQVLCCAAVLAAWAVIGPAAPRPLVIAGYSAGEVPAWAVAGIIDVKTAFHLVARRAALMDEETHEPCGLAAIVGLPGHVIDGICRTHALHIAIINGPSHFIVGGGAAGLQAALADAAGRGATRATMLPIHVASHTPLLAAASARFAAVLTQNMADAALPDGVRLISGIDGMPVRSLIEGLPKLAAQVSTTVDWAGCMDACRAARPARMLELGPGNALARMAGELAPGIPARSVADFRTAEGLRRWVASAP